The Solanum lycopersicum chromosome 6, SLM_r2.1 genome has a window encoding:
- the LOC101249277 gene encoding LRR receptor-like serine/threonine-protein kinase ERL1 — protein MIPFFLLLLLQSTSFSVHAILDPIDFLALQAIRKGLDDLPGSNYFASWDFTSEPCNFAGVYCDGDKVIALNLGDPRAGAPGLTGNLDPSIGKLSALAEFTVVPGRITGPLPESFSQLKKLRFLGVSRNFLSGDIPASLGLLRELQTLDLSFNQLTGSIPWAIGALPALSNIILCHNHLSGTIPPFVSQRLTRLDLKHNALSGTLLPNSFPSSLQYLSLSWNQFTGPVDYQLSRLNQLNYLDLSLNRFTGCIPGILFTFPLTNLELQRNQFSGPVLPVSEVRIPTVDISFNRFFGEISPLLCNVENLYLNNNRFTGEVPALLVERLLSSGIQVLYLQHNFLTGIEINPRVEIPVSSSLCLQYNCMIPPVESACPLKAGKQKSRPTNQCVEWKGQQNKNTTTG, from the coding sequence ATGATACCATTCTTTCTTCTGCTTCTTCTGCAGAGCACTAGTTTCTCTGTACATGCCATTTTAGACCCAATTGATTTCTTAGCTTTACAAGCGATTCGAAAAGGCTTGGATGATTTGCCCGGTTCCAACTATTTTGCTTCCTGGGATTTCACTTCGGAGCCCTGTAACTTCGCCGGAGTTTACTGCGATGGAGATAAAGTGATCGCCTTGAATCTCGGTGATCCCAGAGCCGGAGCACCAGGGTTAACTGGAAACTTGGATCCTTCTATTGGAAAACTCTCTGCTCTTGCGGAGTTCACGGTGGTTCCGGGTCGGATAACTGGTCCATTGCCCGAAAGTTTTTCTCAGTTGAAGAAGCTGAGATTTCTAGGAGTTAGCCGGAACTTTCTCTCCGGTGATATTCCGGCGTCATTAGGCCTTCTCCGGGAGCTACAAACTCTTGATCTTAGTTTCAATCAGCTGACCGGGAGCATCCCTTGGGCTATTGGAGCTCTTCCGGCATTGTCCAACATTATACTGTGTCACAACCACTTGTCCGGTACGATCCCACCCTTCGTATCCCAAAGATTGACCCGTTTAGACCTTAAACACAACGCACTTTCAGGTACCCTTTTGCCGAATTCATTTCCTTCATCGCTTCAATACTTGTCATTGTCATGGAACCAGTTCACCGGTCCAGTAGATTATCAGTTGAGTCGGCTGAACCAGTTGAATTACCTCGATCTTAGCTTGAACCGATTCACCGGGTGCATTCCGggtattttatttacttttccaCTGACAAATCTTGAGCTGCAAAGGAATCAATTTTCGGGCCCGGTTTTACCCGTTTCAGAGGTGAGAATTCCGACGGTGGACATTAGCTTCAACAGGTTTTTCGGGGAGATATCTCCGTTGTTGTGTAATGTGGAGAATTTGTATCTGAACAATAACCGGTTTACGGGTGAGGTTCCGGCGTTGTTGGTGGAGCGTTTATTATCTTCAGGAATCCAAGTTTTATATTTACAGCATAATTTTCTGACGGGGATTGAGATAAATCCTAGGGTGGAAATTCCGGTGAGCAGTTCCTTGTGTTTGCAGTATAATTGCATGATTCCGCCGGTTGAGAGTGCTTGTCCTTTGAAAGCCGGGAAGCAGAAGAGTAGGCCTACAAATCAGTGTGTGGAGTGGAAGGGGCAGCAAAACAAGAATACTACTACTGGATAA
- the LOC101248985 gene encoding histone H2AX-like yields KRSSTVEAKSAGGRGKAKGSKKSVSRSQKAGLQFPVGRIARYLKKGRYAQRLGSGSPIYLSAVLEYLAAEVLELAGNAARDNKKNRIIPRHIQLAVRNDEELSKLLGSVTIANGGVLPNIHSNLLPKKNGKGKVESASQSQEF; encoded by the exons AAAAGGAGTTCTACAGTTGAAGCAAAGTCCGCTGGTGGTCGAGGTAAGGCCAAAGGTTCAAAAAAATCAGTGTCCAGATCTCAAAAAGCAGGTCTCCAATTCCCTGTTGGCCGTATTGCTAGGTATTTGAAGAAAGGTCGTTATGCTCAGCGTCTTGGCTCTGGTTCACCTATCTATCTCTCTGCTGTTCTTGAATATCTTGCTGCTGAG GTGCTAGAGCTTGCTGGGAATGCAGCTAGAGATAACAAGAAGAACAGGATTATTCCAAGGCATATACAACTGGCCGTGAGGAATGATGAGGAACTTAGCAAGTTGTTGGGGTCGGTCACCATTGCTAATGGTGGAGTTCTGCCCAATATTCACTCTAATTTGTTGCCCAAGAAGAATGGCAAGGGGAAAGTGGAGTCTGCATCTCAGTCTcaagagttttaa